GAGCCTTGTCCAATAAAGTTGGAGAATTTTTATATTTCCATGACTCCCAACTATCTCTGTTAAATAGTTTGGAAAACCAATAACTTGTCCTAAAATTCATGGCAGTATGTTCTTCAGCCACAAAATTTCCTCCTATCCCTACTCTCTCAATCAGATCTTCCGCTATAGTATCTTCATTCACTTCAAAACCTTTTATTACATAATTGTATGCGCTGAGCCATTCATTATCAATAACAAGCTGTTCGAGGCTGACACCCTGATCTGCTCCGACTATACCCTGGCATCCGATGCCAACTGTACCTGCCAGGCAGCTAAAAATGGCATTCATAGCCTTTTCAAAACCTCCCTGAAAATCAGGCAGCAAAGCATCCGTAAGAGCAGAGTTGCTTCCGGATTTCATACCATAGAACTTTCCCAGTTGCGCTGAAGCCATGCCCAGTAAAGCCTGATTTGGCGATCCAAAAGAGCAAAGCATTGTCCCCATATCTGTTGAATGAGTTCCGTGCCCATAGAATCCAACGAGCTTGTTTGTTAACGCATATATTAAAAATATACTGCCTAAAATTTCAGTGTTCATCAGAGTTACAGTACCCGCAATGGTTACCGGCCCTGTGGTCCCTCCTACAACCATGGGAGCAATATAAAGAGGCTTATCTTGTTTTGCAAACACCAGAGCCATCTCAAGGCTTTCTTTCCTAAATTGAAGGGGGCTGACAGTCTCTAATAAATAACCGACATCCTGTCCTACAACATTTGCCATTTGAATTATATATTTAGCAGACGTCGGGGAAAGTATATAAGTACCTCCTGGCTTTTTGGAATAGCTATATATCATTTGATGCGATACCACATCTGTCATATTATAAGGTACGTCCGACGGCACAGTTACAGCACTGCATGATGGAATATTATCAAGATGCTGAACTAACGCTATGCCTTTCATTACATCATCAAGTAAACCGTATCTTCTTTCCTGTGTCTTATAATCAGTTATAAATATCTGGGTTGAAATATTGCCTATTATCTTTTGCGGTATATTCTCCTCATCTTCATCATATCCCGCAGCCCTGATATCAGAAAGCATTCTTTCCATTACCGATGCCGGTATCCTTACGACCTGTGAATTTCTGTCTACTTTAGCGCCTGCCTTTTCACATAAGATAAGGCACTCGACATTTGGAACCCTTAGCCCCACATTTTCAAGTATCTTTAATGTACTTTTATGTATTGCTTCTATTTCAGATTGAGTAAGTACCTCAATCTTGGCATGTATATTTTTCATAATTACTTTTCCCCTCCTTAAATTAAAAACAGATTTTGGCAAGAAACTTGACTTTCCCGAATTTATTTTATGCAGAAGAATAAACTATACTAATACTCTAGCAACTTTTATGCTTTCAATTCGAATTCTGCAGACTGCAAATCCTTTGAATTTTTACCTATATAGACTTTGAATCTACCAGCCTCAGCCGCGAATCCATTTTCCAATGTATTAAACTTAAGCATCTCCTCAGTAATCTTAAACTGAACCGGTGCTTCTTCACCTGGTTTGAGAGTTATCCTCTCGAATCCTTTAAGTTCAAGTACAGGTCTAGACATACTGCCTGCAATATCACGTATATACATCTGGACAGTTTCGGTTCCGGATTTCCCTCCTGTATTTTTAATATTTACTTTTACAGTAATTGATGAATCAGGTGTTATTATTTCCGATGATAGACTGATTTTTCCATAGCTGAAATCAGCATATGTCAATCCATATCCAAAAGGATACAACGGTGCGTTTGGAATATCCCTATACCTTGACACAAATCTTTCCGGATTGTTATCATCTCCTTTTGGACGTCCGGTCGGCAATGCATTATAATAAACAGGCACCTGACCAATGGTAAATGGGAAAGACATGGTAAGCCTACCAGACGGATATATATCACCTACCAGTATATCTGCAATCGCATTTCCGCCTTCCGTGCCAGGAAACCATGCTTCCAGAATTGCATCAGCCTTCTTTGCTATTTCACCCAATTCTAACGGCCTGCCATTGATTAATACGATGACAACAGGTTTTCCCGTTTCAAATATTCTACTTGCCAGCTGTCTTTGAACCCTCGGCAGCGTTAAATATCCACGGCTTCCTGCTTCCGCACTCATATCGGGATGCTCACCAAGAGCTAAAATGATTAAATCTGACTTCTCGGCTACTTCTAATGCATGCTGCATTTCTTCATTCGTACCCTCACGGATACCACAACCTCTGGCAGTTAGAAAATCAAGTTTCTGTCCAAGACCTTCTGATATGGAGACTACTTCATCTTCCCTGCCTTCACATTTCCATATGTCAAGCAGTTCCTTCGATTCAGCATATGGGCCAATGAGCGCAACATTTTTTTGCTTTTTAGAGATGGGCAGTATATTCCCGCTATTTTTGAGGAGTACCAATGACCTGGCAGCTGCCCTTCTTGCGGCTTCTCTGTGCTTTTTGCATAAAAGTATCTCCTTTTCCTTTGCTTCATCCGCATCTTTATAAGGATTTTTAAACAATCCAAGTTCTTCCTTTAGCCTTAAAATGCGAAGCACTGCTTCATCGATCTGTTTCATTGTAATTTTACTGCTTTCAATATTCGCTTTCCCATTTTCATAATAGGTTGTAGATACCATTTCTATATCTATGCCAGCATTGATGGCCTTGGCGCACGCTTCTGCTGAATTTTCCGCAAATCCGTGCGGTACCAGTTCATAAATCGCTGTACAGTCAGATATTATAACTCCATCAAATCCCCATTTATCCCTTAAAGTATTATTTAATAGCTTTTTATTTCCCGTACAGGGAATTCCGTTTAGTGAATTGAATGCTGTCATGACCATTTTGCATCCCGCATCAACAGCAGCACGGTAGGCAGGTAAATAATACTCTTTAAGTGAATATTGGCTTATTTCAGTTGTATTATATTCTCTGCCCGCCTCACATGCCCCATATCCAGCAAAATGCTTTACACAAGCCGCTATCTTGAATTTATCTCTTATACTGTTCCCCTGATATCCTTTAACAAAGGCTTTTGCATAAAGGCAATTCAGATAAGGGTCTTCCCCGGTCGATTCAATTACTCTCCCCCATCGCGGGTCACGCACCAAATCGACCATAGGCGAAAAAGTCACATGTATTCCGGAAACAGCAGCCTCTTTTGCAGATATTGAGGCCACTTCCTCGATAAGACCCGTGTCCCATGTACAAGCAAGCCCCAGAGGCGATGGGAAAATTGTTCGGAACCCATGAACTACATCCTGCATAAACATTAAAGGAATTTTATGCCTGCTTCTTTTAAGATATTCATCCTGCACATGTTTAAGCTTTGCCGCTCCGGTCAATCCTAATATGGACCCAATATTCCATGCCATCTTCTCAGATACATCAAAGCCATATGAAAGCCCCATAAGTTTTCCATAATCATCTGAAACATAATAATTCCCAAGAAGCTGCGTCATCTGTGCCAATTTTTCGCCAAGTGTCATATCATCAATTAGTTTTGTAAAATCCATTGAAATCATTCCCCCACACTATTCAAGCATTTAAATCAACCATTAATACATGTTTCCATTTTTTTTATAGCATCATTTATCATTTCGCGGGTATTTAGAAGCCAACTACTGTCTCTTTCGTATTCCGTGAATGTGAGTGGACCTGTACGCTCAAGTATTCCCATTACGTAATCCTTTCCTGCAGTACTTTCGAGAAGTTCAAGGGCACAGATATCCTGCATAGCTTCACGCATTAATTTTAGCCTTATGGAGGTGATAGGTCCATCATCCCCCGGATATACCAGAAAAGCATCGCCAGAAGGGAATGCATGTCCAGCATCTGTTACTTTAAATGGATCTATCCTGTACAATGATTTCTGAGAATACCAGTGGTTAAAACCCCAGTGTAAAAATCCATTTATGCCATATTTGTAAAGCTGCATGCCAATTATCCTCGTCCTTGCTGACGGCATGTTAAAAAATCTGTTGGACAGCTTCTTGTACTCACAGCAGCAATAATAAGCCCATAGGCTTTTGACATGATTGTCTATAAACGTTCCTATATGCTCCGTCGAAGCTACAGGACAATCTACAAGGCCTTTCTTGTAAAATTCATAATCCGATAGTGCATCCATAACGGGAAAATCGGATGATACCAGTTCTCTTGCCTTTTTATAATTTCCTATATCGTCAAGTCCCGGCTCATCTGAAATATGAAAATATACACATGATTCAAGTCCCCGTGCTCTAATAAATCCCTTAAGTGCTGACATAAATTGGAGTAAAAAGTTGCTGTATTCCTCACCTGTGGCGTCTGTCTCCCAACCGAAAACCTGTTCCACTTTTCCATCGACCTCTGACATAACCTTAGGTGCATGTTTTGCTCCCCACTGAGTGAACAGATGACAAAATTCAAAGTATTTTATCCCCCTCCCCAGGCAAAGTTTAACCCACCTGTCCAGAAGCGAGAAATCGAAGCTGTAA
This genomic stretch from Clostridiales bacterium harbors:
- a CDS encoding trimethylamine methyltransferase family protein; amino-acid sequence: MKNIHAKIEVLTQSEIEAIHKSTLKILENVGLRVPNVECLILCEKAGAKVDRNSQVVRIPASVMERMLSDIRAAGYDEDEENIPQKIIGNISTQIFITDYKTQERRYGLLDDVMKGIALVQHLDNIPSCSAVTVPSDVPYNMTDVVSHQMIYSYSKKPGGTYILSPTSAKYIIQMANVVGQDVGYLLETVSPLQFRKESLEMALVFAKQDKPLYIAPMVVGGTTGPVTIAGTVTLMNTEILGSIFLIYALTNKLVGFYGHGTHSTDMGTMLCSFGSPNQALLGMASAQLGKFYGMKSGSNSALTDALLPDFQGGFEKAMNAIFSCLAGTVGIGCQGIVGADQGVSLEQLVIDNEWLSAYNYVIKGFEVNEDTIAEDLIERVGIGGNFVAEEHTAMNFRTSYWFSKLFNRDSWESWKYKNSPTLLDKAHEFVEAVTSGYKSPEPVIDKRKLDEINYIAKCADEELAKER
- a CDS encoding glycoside hydrolase family 3 N-terminal domain-containing protein; amino-acid sequence: MDFTKLIDDMTLGEKLAQMTQLLGNYYVSDDYGKLMGLSYGFDVSEKMAWNIGSILGLTGAAKLKHVQDEYLKRSRHKIPLMFMQDVVHGFRTIFPSPLGLACTWDTGLIEEVASISAKEAAVSGIHVTFSPMVDLVRDPRWGRVIESTGEDPYLNCLYAKAFVKGYQGNSIRDKFKIAACVKHFAGYGACEAGREYNTTEISQYSLKEYYLPAYRAAVDAGCKMVMTAFNSLNGIPCTGNKKLLNNTLRDKWGFDGVIISDCTAIYELVPHGFAENSAEACAKAINAGIDIEMVSTTYYENGKANIESSKITMKQIDEAVLRILRLKEELGLFKNPYKDADEAKEKEILLCKKHREAARRAAARSLVLLKNSGNILPISKKQKNVALIGPYAESKELLDIWKCEGREDEVVSISEGLGQKLDFLTARGCGIREGTNEEMQHALEVAEKSDLIILALGEHPDMSAEAGSRGYLTLPRVQRQLASRIFETGKPVVIVLINGRPLELGEIAKKADAILEAWFPGTEGGNAIADILVGDIYPSGRLTMSFPFTIGQVPVYYNALPTGRPKGDDNNPERFVSRYRDIPNAPLYPFGYGLTYADFSYGKISLSSEIITPDSSITVKVNIKNTGGKSGTETVQMYIRDIAGSMSRPVLELKGFERITLKPGEEAPVQFKITEEMLKFNTLENGFAAEAGRFKVYIGKNSKDLQSAEFELKA